From the genome of Capsicum annuum cultivar UCD-10X-F1 unplaced genomic scaffold, UCD10Xv1.1 ctg1934, whole genome shotgun sequence, one region includes:
- the LOC107841208 gene encoding uncharacterized protein LOC107841208, translating to MNGQRKDWSEKLDDVLWAYQTTYKTSIGTSPYRLVYGKACHLPVELEQQAHWVVKKLNSEMTVVGERKLLQLNELDEFRLHAYENSKIYKEKTKRWHDKKIQVGRMTPHGAVELWNKEKTEKFLINGQSVKHYWADHPDKHKESITFAYE from the exons ATGAATGGGCAGAGAAAAGATTGGTCAGAGAAGCTAGATGATGTACTTTGGGCATATCAAACAACATACAAGACGTCTATTGGGACATCTCCATATCGCTTGGTGTATGGTAAGGCGTGTCATCTTCCTGTAGAGTTGGAACAACAAGCACATTGGGTGGTGAAGAAGCTGAACTCTGAGATGACTGTCGTGGGGGAAAGAAAGTTATTGCAACTGAATGAGCTTGATGAGTTTAGACTCCACGCCTATGAAAATTCCAAGATTTacaaggaaaagaccaaaagatGGCATGACAAGAAAATTCAA GTGGGGCGTATGACACCTCATGGAGCTGTGGAGTTATGGAATAAAGAGAAGACAGAGAAGTTCCTTATTAATGGACAGAGTGTAAAGCATTATTGGGCGGATCATCCGGATAAGCACAAGGAATCTATCACTTTTGCTTATGAATGA